The Flavobacterium johnsoniae genomic sequence AACCAATCGCTTTTTTAAATGATTTTTTACTCATTTTCAAAACGGTCTTAATGTCTTCTGGATGCGAATTATCATTTAAACGAAGAAAACCTCTGCTTGCTCTCAATTCGCTTAGAATTTTTTCAGCATTTGGCTCGATACTTTCAAAACCTTGTGCTTGAATGGCAACATCAATTTTATTGTCAGGACGAATATTTTTAATATAACCGCGCATTCTGTCGCCAGTTCTTATCGAATCATCATAAACTTCATCTTTATATAAAAGGCCTTTATGTTGCTCGTTTATAATTACATTTATTCCCATATCTGTAATATGAGAAACAATTAAATCTACTTCTTCTCCTTTTTCAACCGTCAATTGATCATTGCTCAAAAACTGATTTGTTTTACTCGAAGCAACCAAACGATTGGTTTGTTTGTCCATATATAAGTAAACCAAATAACGTTTTCCTTTTTCCATTGGGCGTGCTTGTTCTTTAAACGGAACAAGAATGTCTTTTTCCATTCCCCAATCCATAAAAGCACCAACATTATTAATGTAATTTACTCTTAAAAGCGCAAATTCATTCAATAAAATATAAGGAACTAAAGTCGTTGCAACTGGTCGTTGTTCGTGATCCAAGTAAACAAAAACAATCAGTTCTTCTCCAATTTCAAATACTTTTGGAACATATTTATTTGGAAGTAAAACATCATGAATTCCTTCTGGATCGCTTTCAGGATTTCCTAAAAACAAACCAACTTTGGTATCACGCAATATAGTTAGGGTATTGTAATTTCCTATTTCTAGCATTTTCTAAATATTCTAAGTTGATATACAACTAAGTTTGTGAGGTGCAAAGGTACGAAGTTTGAAAATGGTAAAACAAAAAATGTTTTAGATAAAAACACTTTATAGACTAATCAATTTTTAGTTAAATTTGAAAATATCTATAATTAATCCCAAATCAATGAAAAAGACTCTCTTTTACTCCATTTTTTCCTTTTTATTTTTTACACAGCTTACCGTTTCGCAAGTTGCTGAAGATCCAGAAATAAAGAAAATGATTAGCGAAATCAAAGCCGAAAACCTTGAAGCAACTATTCATAAATTGGTTTCTTTTGGAACAAGACACACTTTAAGCGATACTAAAAGCAAAACAAAAGGAAT encodes the following:
- a CDS encoding CvfB family protein, giving the protein MLEIGNYNTLTILRDTKVGLFLGNPESDPEGIHDVLLPNKYVPKVFEIGEELIVFVYLDHEQRPVATTLVPYILLNEFALLRVNYINNVGAFMDWGMEKDILVPFKEQARPMEKGKRYLVYLYMDKQTNRLVASSKTNQFLSNDQLTVEKGEEVDLIVSHITDMGINVIINEQHKGLLYKDEVYDDSIRTGDRMRGYIKNIRPDNKIDVAIQAQGFESIEPNAEKILSELRASRGFLRLNDNSHPEDIKTVLKMSKKSFKKAIGSLYKEKLIEIKEDGIYLIN